In Leptidea sinapis chromosome 41, ilLepSina1.1, whole genome shotgun sequence, the following are encoded in one genomic region:
- the LOC126976600 gene encoding period circadian protein-like: protein MRLLTLRLIGVILALIVLTDCKKMSRSRSSGRSSSRKTNYNPQPAPTSFSNPQASAPKPSLFGWQEKTPQKSQSSRQSNTNNQRHSYPSSNTGLSGNTQPKKHQIQQEHIQKSNVPHQQSASQPGTPNQMGHSYPASNGLSGKSGTANGYSQGTGLSGNAGTGNGYPQGTGLSGNTGTGNGYPQGSGLSGPNLAPPPYQAANPSNTYRTQNNYQHSAGAPPPYSNVGNPHYNHGPPPPYSNYGGNYGGYGAQGGYAPQMPGYFGGYSNYGKGFGGVGRSGSSLAGVGIAGAGIGTILTGLALWNLARSTGHHHHTVIYDNRGQPVAVAPANGTAPPVDSILGDLENCTLSINTENSTDVIAIPCSIATSFTPDADVKDANVDNPDDNTKCIITVMTKSGKEFMTTIPCAVLLKSAAENNVTENIATAENSTTEISNMTIAFTTDLPEALKLVNDSSVAAEHKLNCTSEAGDVKDPINPCFSIQHDLTVVPLSRDVISNSTK from the coding sequence ATGAGGCTGCTTACGCTAAGACTGATTGGTGTCATCCTTGCCCTTATAGTATTAACTGACTGTAAAAAGATGTCTAGAAGTAGAAGTTCAGGGAGGAGTTCCAGTCGAAAGACTAATTATAATCCACAACCAGCCCCAACGTCCTTCAGTAATCCACAAGCATCGGCACCAAAGCCATCATTATTCGGATGGCAAGAAAAAACACCGCAAAAGTCTCAGTCTTCTCGTCAGTCAAATACAAACAATCAGCGACATTCATATCCATCGAGTAATACAGGGCTTTCCGGTAATACACAACCCAAAAAGCATCAAATTCAACAAGAACATATTCAGAAGAGCAATGTTCCGCATCAACAATCTGCTTCACAGCCTGGGACACCAAACCAAATGGGACACTCGTATCCAGCTTCGAATGGCCTCTCCGGAAAATCAGGAACAGCTAATGGATACTCTCAGGGAACAGGTCTCTCCGGGAACGCAGGAACAGGTAATGGATACCCACAAGGTACGGGTCTATCCGGGAATACAGGAACAGGTAATGGATACCCTCAAGGTTCTGGGTTATCTGGACCTAATTTAGCTCCACCACCTTACCAAGCAGCTAATCCATCCAATACATATAGAACCCAAAACAACTATCAGCATTCTGCAGGCGCTCCACCTCCGTACTCTAATGTTGGTAATCCTCACTACAATCATGGTCCACCTCCACCATATTCAAATTATGGCGGTAATTACGGAGGCTATGGTGCTCAAGGTGGCTATGCTCCACAAATGCCTGGCTATTTTGGTGGCTATTCAAATTACGGTAAAGGGTTTGGTGGAGTAGGCCGTTCGGGAAGTAGTTTAGCTGGTGTTGGAATAGCAGGCGCAGGAATTGGAACTATTCTCACTGGCTTAGCGTTATGGAATTTGGCTAGATCAACAGGGCATCATCATCATACCGTTATCTATGACAATAGAGGTCAACCTGTTGCAGTAGCACCAGCAAATGGAACAGCACCTCCTGTGGACTCCATATTAGGTGATTTGGAAAACTGCACTTTATCGATCAACACAGAAAACTCTACAGATGTAATTGCAATTCCGTGCTCAATTGCAACTTCATTTACACCCGATGCTGACGTCAAAGATGCTAATGTTGACAATCCCGATGACAACACAAAATGTATTATAACGGTAATGACAAAGTCAGGTAAAGAATTTATGACAACAATTCCGTGTGCAGTCTTACTCAAATCAGCGGCCGAGAATAATGTAACGGAGAATATAGCTACAGCGGAGAACAGTACAACAGAAATTTCAAACATGACTATAGCATTTACCACTGATCTACCTGAAGCATTAAAACTTGTAAATGACAGTAGCGTTGCTGCAGAGCATAAATTAAACTGCACTTCTGAAGCTGGTGACGTCAAAGATCCTATTAATCCGTGTTTTAGTATTCAACACGACCTTACCGTAGTGCCTCTCAGTAGAGATGTGATATCAAATTCTACCAAGTga